The genomic window GTGCCGAGCGCGGTCCCCTCGAAGCGGGTGGTCCGCTGGTTGGCCACGAGCACCCGGTCGCCCGCCAGCACGGGCTCGTCGTGCGCGTCCCGCCCGGCGGTCAACAGCTCCGCCACCGCGGGTGGCAGGTCGATTCCGTCCACCGGCCGGTCGGTCACCGCGGCGTCCTCGTCGAGCCCGAGCAGCCGGCGGCCCTCGTCGTTGACCAGTGCCACCCGGCGGTCGGTGGTCAGCACCACCAGCCCCTCCCGCACCGAGTGCAGGACCGCGTCGTAGTACTCGTACATCCTGGTCATCTGGGCCGGGCCGAGGCCGTGCGTCTGCCGGCGGAGCCGGCGGCTGAGCAGCCAGGAGCCGGTGGCGGCGAGGGCGAGCGCGGGCGCGGCGGCGCCGAGCAGCACCGGCAGCTGGGCGAGCAGCTTGCGGTTGATCGCCTGCGTGGTGATCCCGACCGAGACCAGGCCGATGATCCGACGGTCGTCGTCGTACACCGGGACCACCGCGCGCACCGATTCGCCGAGCGTGCCGACGTTGGTGGTGGTGAACGGCTCGCCGGCCAGGGCGGGGCCGATGTCCCCGATGAACGGCCGCCCGATCAGCGTGGGGTTGGGGTGGGAGTACCGCCGTCGGTCCGGGGCCATCACGACCACGAAATTCGTGCCGGTCGCCACCCGGGTCGACTCCGCGTACGGCTGGAGGGCGGCCGCCGGGTCGGCGGAGGTCAGGGCGGCGCGAACGTCGGGGGAGCGGGCCACGGTCTGCGCCACGGCGAGCACCTCCTCCTCCGCCGCCTGCCGGGAGTCGGCGCGGGCGAGCCAGACCGCGCCCCCCGCCCCCGCGAGGACGAGCAGCGTCACCACCACGGCCTGGAGCGCGAACAGCTGCCCCGCGATGCTCCATTGGCGTCGGGCCACGGTCACCTCCTCGTACCGCTCGGCTTCCGCCCGCAAGTGTGGCGCACCGGTCAGGTCCCGATTTCGGCCGCGAGTCACGCGGGTGAACAGAATGAACGCAAGGCTGCCCTGTGTTGAGACGCGCTTCACATTGTGGGCATGGACACCACCACACCAACCCCCCTGGCCGCCCGGCCCGCCCGCCGGGACCGGACCCGGTACCTCTACCTGGCGGTCATCCTGGCCGTCGTCGCCGGCATCGTGGTCGGCCTCGCCGCCCCCGAGGTCGGCAAGGAGCTGAAGCCCCTCGGCACCGGCTTCGTCAACCTGATCAAGATGATGATCGGACCGGTCATCTTCTGCACGATCGTTCTCGGCGTCGGATCCGTCCGGCAGGCGGCCAAGGTCGGCAAGGTTGGCGGCCTCGCCCTCGGCTACTTCCTGGTCATGTCCACCGTCGCGCTGGCCATCGGCCTGGTGGTCGGCAACCTCATCCACCCCGGTGCCGGCCTGGACCTGGGCCCCGACGTGGCCGGTGCGGGCAAGGCCGCGGCCGGCGGCGAGAGCGCCGGGACGGTCGACTTCCTGCTCGGGATCATTCCGACCACTCTCTTCTCTGCCCTGACCGAGGGGGAGGTGCTCCAGACGCTGCTGGTCGCGCTCCTGTTCGGCTTCGCCGTGCAGGCCCTCGGCACGCGCGGCGAGCCCGTGTTGCGGGCGGTGGGCCTGCTCCAACGCCTCGTCTTCAAAGTGCTGGCGATGATCATGTGGGTCGCCCCGATCGGCGCGTTCGGGGCGATCGCCGCGCTGGTCGGCGCGACCGGCGTGGACGCGTTGAAGAGTCTGGCGCAGGTCATGTTCGGCTTCTACGCCACCTGCGTGGTCTTCGTCTTCGTGGTGCTCGGCGCGCTGCTCTGGTTCGTGGCCCGCATCTCGATCTTCAAGCTCTTCGCTTACCTCGGCCGGGAGTTCCTGCTGATCCTGTCGACCTCGTCGTCGGAGTCGGCGCTGCCCCGGCTGATCGCCAAGATGGAGCACGTCGGGGTCGGCAGGTCGGTCGTCGGCATCACGGTGCCGACCGGGTACTCGTTCAACCTGGACGGCACGGCGATCTACCTGACCATGGCGTCGCTGTTCATCGCCGACGCGCTGGGCAAGCCGATGGCGATCGGCGAGCAGATCGGCCTGCTGGCGTTCATGGTCATCGCCTCGAAGGGCGCGGCCGGGGTCACCGGCGCCGGCCTGGCCACCCTGGCCGGTGGGCTGCAGTCGCACCGACCGGACCTGGTCGACGGTGTCGGGCTGATCGTCGGCATCGACCGGTTCATGTCCGAGGCCCGGGCGCTGACCAACTTTGCCGGCAACGCGGTCGCCACCGTGCTGGTCGGCACCTGGACCGGCGAGTTCGACCGGGAGCAGGCGCTGGCGGTGCTCGGCGGCCGGCGCCCGTTCGACGAGGCGACCATGCTCGACGAGGAGGAGCCGGCCGAGGCCCGGCCTGCCGACGACGAGTCGGGCCCGCGGCAGTCGACGCTGGCGGGGGCGCCGGCCTGACCGGGCCGGTCGAGGACGGCCGTGCCGCCCGGGGGCGCGCCGGAGTATTCCGGTGCGCCTCCGGATGCGGCATCTCCCGCATCGGGGTGACGCCGGACCGCCCGCGCTCGAGGATCAGGAGGGGCGTGGCCCGAGCACCTCAGCCGCCTGGTCGGCGGTCTCCAGCACCACGGTGTGGTAGCTCTCGATCCGCGACAGGATCGCGTCGCGCGGGCCGTCCCGCCAGGCGTCACTGCCGTAGAACGCCTCCTCCTGCTCGTCGCGGACCGCGAGGGAGGGGAAGGCCCGGATCAGGTACGCCTCCTCGTGGCCGTCCTCACGGACGAGCGAGGCCCCGGCGGCCGCCACTCGGATGCCGAAGCGGCCGAGCAGCGGGGCCGCCTCCTCCCGCATCACCCGGACGAACTCGTCGATGGTGCCGGGCTTGAGACGGTAGGTGCGGATCTCGAGAATCATCGGCGGCCTCCGAAGTGGATGACAGGCTGACGCTAACCGCCGTGCCCCCGGGGCCGCCACCGTTCAACGCCGATGGTGTCGAGGTCCTCCACCGCGTCGGCCGGCAGCTTCAGCTCGGCCGCGATGTTCGGGGTGCTGGACCCGGTTTCAGGGTCGATGCTGTCTACTCCGGCCCAGGGTCACCCGCGGGACCGGTCGGACCGCTCGGGCGCGGGCCGCGGGGTGTCAATTGGCCGTTCCGGCCGGCGACCGGCCTGGCTAACGTCGGCCCCATGGAGCTGGAAGAGGCGCAGAAGCTGTGGCAGCCGGAGCCGGGCTGGCTCAACACCGCCAGCTACGGGCTGCCGCCCGAGCCGGCCTGGACGGCGCTGCAGGAGGCGCTGGCCGACTGGCGGGTGGGGCGGATCTCCTGGGAGGGGTGGGGCGGGTCGGTCGACCGGTCCCGGGTCGCCTTCGCCGCCCTGGTCGGGGTGGCGGCGGCGGACGTGGCGATCGGCAGCACCGCGTCGCAGCTGCTCGCCCCGGTGGCGGCCGCGCTGCCGGCGGGGGCCACGGTGGTGGTCCCGGAGGTCGAGTTCACCTCGAACCTCTTTCCCTGGCTGGTGCAGGAGCGGCGGGGCGTCACGGTACGCACGGTCCCGCTGGCCGGCCTGGTCGACGCGATCGACGCCGACACCGACCTGGTCGCGTTCAGCCTGGTGCAGTCGGCCGACGGCGCGGTCGCCCCGTACGACGAGATCGTCGCCGCGGCCCGCGCGCACGGCGCCCTCGTCGCGGTGGACGCCACGCAGGCCTGCGGCTGGCTGCCCTTCGACGCGGGCCGGGCCGACGTGGTGGCGGTCGCGGCGTACAAGTGGCTGATGGCGCCGCGCGGCGCCGCCTTCGCCTACCTCGCCCCGGCGCTGCGCGACCGGCTGCGTCCCGACGCCGCCGGCTGGTACGCGGGCGCCGACCCGCACGCCTCCTACTACGGTCCGCCGCTGCGACTGGCCGAGGACGCCCGGCGCTTCGACATCTCCCCGGCGTGGTTCTCCTACGTGGGCGCCGCGCCCGCGCTTGAGCTGCTCGGCGAGATCGGGCTGCCCGCGGTCCGCGACCACGATGTCGCCCTGGCCAACCGGTTCCTCGCCGGGCTGGGCCAGCCGCCGGGCGAGAGCGCGATCGTGACCGTCGAGGTGCCCGGGGCGGAGGAGAAGCTGGCGCGGGCCGGGGTGCGCGCGGCGGTCCGCGCCGGCCGGGTCCGCGCCGCGTTCCACCTCTACTGCACCGAGGACGACGTCGACCTGGCGCTCGACGCGCTGACGAGTTGAGCGGGCGCTCCCGCCCCGGGACCGGGCGGGAGCACCCACTCAGGCCAGGTGGCCGCCGATCTTCGTGTACCCGCGCAGCAGGTCACGGGAGATGATCAGCCGCTGCATCTCGTCGGTGCCCTCGAAGATCCGGTACAGCCGCACCTGCCGGTACCAGCGCTCGATCGGCAGCTCCCGGGTGTAGCCCATGCCGCCGTGGATCTGCAGCGCCCGGTCCACCACCCGGTTGACCATGCCGGCGCCGTAGAGCTTGCCCATCGACGAGGCGTGCCGCGGGTCCAGGCCCTGGTCCACCGTCCAGGCGGAGCGCAGCACCAGCCAGCGGGCCGCCTCCAGCTCGGTCTCCGAGTCGGCGATCATCCACTGGATGGCCTGGTTGGTGCCGATCTTCGCGCCGAAGGTCTCCCGGGTGTTGGCCTGGTCGATCGCCATCTGCAGGACCCGCTCGGCGATGCCGATGGCGTGCGAGGGGATGGTGTAGCGCCCCTTGCCGATCCACTCCATGCCCAGCGTGAAGCCCTGACCGACCTCGCCGAGGATGTTGCGGTGCGGCACCCGGACGCCCTCGAAGATCAGCGACGCCGGCCCGCCCTCGCCCATGGTCTGGATGAACTCCGACCGCCAGCCCATCGCCCGGTCCACCAGGAACGCGGTGGCGCCGCCGTTGCGGGCGCCCTTCTCCCGGTCGGTCACCGCCACCACGATCGCGAAGTCGGCATCGTTGCCGTTGGTGATGAACGTCTTCTCGCCGTCGAGGATCCAGTCGTCGCCGTCGCGGCGGGCCGACAGCCGGATGTTGGCCGCGTCGGAGCCGGCGCCCGGCTCGGTGATCGCGAAGCAGGAGATCCGCTCCCCCTCGATGGTGGGGATGAGGAACTCCCGCTTCTGCTCCTCGGTGGCGTGGAACAGGATGTTGTCCGCCTCGCCGCCGAAGCGGAACGGCACGAAGGTGCGGCCCAGCTCGGTCCAGATCAGCGACTGCATGACCGCGGGCAGGTCCATCCCGCCGTACTCCTCCGGGGTGGCCAGCCCCCAGAAGCCGAACTTCTTCGCCTTGAGCTGGAGTTCCCGCAGCTCCGAGCGGTCGAGGCCGGGCTGGTGGGTGCGCTCGCGGCGGAGCACCTCCTGCTCCAGCGGCATCACCTCGCGGGTGATGAACGACCGGACGGTGTCCCGCACCGCCCGTTCCTCGTCGGTGAGTGAGAAGTCCACGGTGGTCCCCCTGCGTTGGCGCGGCGATGGGTCGCCCTCAAACTAGCGGTGTAAGTTTTAGTCCGTCCAGACCCCACGTTCCACCCGACGGAGGACGGGCCGCCCCGGGCGGCGCGGCTAGGGTCACGGCGACCGCCGGCGAACCGGCCAGGCCCACGAGGGAGAGACAGTGCCCCGACCCCGACAGGCTCTGCTCACCCGGGACCGGATCGTGGCCACGGCGCTCGCGCTGATCGACGCCGACGGACTCGGCGCCGTCTCCACCCGGCGGTTGGCCGCCGCACTCGGCGTCCAGGGACCGTCGCTCTACAACCACTTCGCGACCAAGGACGCCATCCTCGACGCGGTGGCGGACAGCGTCACCGCCACCGTGGACACCGGCTTCTTCGCCCGGCTCGACTGGCGGGAGGCGCTGCGCCGGTGGGCCTGGTCGTACCGGGAGGCGCTCGCCGCGCACCCGAACGTCGTGCCGTACCTGGCCCAGGGGCCCGGCCGGCGGCCGGCCGCGCTCGCCATGGCCGACGCGGTCTACGGCGGCCTGGTCCGGGCCGGCTGGCCGCCCGCCCGCGCCACCCACATCGGGGCGGCGCTGCGCTACTTCGTCGCCGGTTCGGCGCTCGGCTCCTTCGCCCGGGGCTTCGTCGAGGACCCGGCGCTGTACGCCGCGCACTACCCGCACCTGACCCAGGCGCACCGGCTCGCCGGGCGCCAGCGCAGCGTCGACGAGGGCGCCTTCGCCCTCGGCCTCGACGCGCTGCTGCACGGGCTGGCCGCCGAGTACGAGCGGACCGTCGGGCCGCTCGCTCCGCTGGAGCCGACCGGCCGTTCGGAGTAGCGTCCAGACTCCCAGCGCTAGTTTCCCGCCCCCGCGAAGGACGACATGGATCTCGCCGCCGCGCCGCCCGCCCTCCTGGTCCGTCACCACCTGCACGTCGCCGGCGAGTGGGTCGAGCCCACCGGGCGCGACACCATCCCCGTCGAGAACCCGGCCACCGGCGACACCGTCGGACAGGTCCCCGCCGGCACCCCGGCCGACGTCGACCGGGCCGTGGCCGCCGCCCGGGCCGCCTTCCCCGGCTGGGCGGCCACCGCCCCCGTCGAGCGGGCCGCCCACCTGGACCGGCTGCACGCCGCGCTCGCCGCGCGCGCCGACGAGATCGCCCGGACCGTCGCGTGGGAGCTGGGCACCCCGCTCAAGCTCGCCGCCCGGGTGCAGACCGGCCTGCCGCTGACCGTGCTCCGCAGCATGGTCGAGCTCGCCGCCCGTCCGCCCGCCGAGGAGACCGTCGGGAACTCGCTGGTGGTCCGCGAACCGGTCGGCGTGGTCGGCGCGATCACCCCGTGGAACTACCCGCTGCACCAGGTCGTCGCCAAGGTCGCCCCGGCCCTGGCGGCCGGCTGCACGGTGGTGCTCAAGCCCAGCGAGCTGACCCCGCTGACGGCGTACCTGCTCTTCGACGCGGTCACCGAGGCCGGGCTGCCGCCCGGAGTGGTCAACCTGGTCCCGGGCACCGGCCCGGTGGTGGGCGAGGCCCTCGCCGCGCACCCGGACGTGGACCTGGTCTCGTTCACCGGCTCCACCGCCACCGGCCGCCGGATCGCCCACCTCGCCGCCGACCGGATCGCCCGGGTCGCCCTGGAGCTCGGCGGCAAGTCGGCCAACCTGATCCTCGCCGACGCGGACCTGGCCACCGCCGTGAAGGTCGGGGTCGGCAACGCCTTCCTCAACTCCGGGCAGACCTGCACC from Micromonospora kangleipakensis includes these protein-coding regions:
- a CDS encoding aldehyde dehydrogenase family protein, with translation MDLAAAPPALLVRHHLHVAGEWVEPTGRDTIPVENPATGDTVGQVPAGTPADVDRAVAAARAAFPGWAATAPVERAAHLDRLHAALAARADEIARTVAWELGTPLKLAARVQTGLPLTVLRSMVELAARPPAEETVGNSLVVREPVGVVGAITPWNYPLHQVVAKVAPALAAGCTVVLKPSELTPLTAYLLFDAVTEAGLPPGVVNLVPGTGPVVGEALAAHPDVDLVSFTGSTATGRRIAHLAADRIARVALELGGKSANLILADADLATAVKVGVGNAFLNSGQTCTAWTRMLVHRDRYDQALDLLAAAVGGYRLGDPFDPATRLGPLVSAAQAERVRGHVDRALADGARLVAGGPDAPLPPRGHFVAPTVLADVHPDSALAQEEVFGPVLAVIPFADTDEAVAIANNSRYGLAGAVWSADEEAALAVARRLRTGQVDVNGGAFNPLAPFGGYRQSGLGRELGAYGVDEFREIKAIQR
- a CDS encoding cation:dicarboxylate symporter family transporter, which gives rise to MDTTTPTPLAARPARRDRTRYLYLAVILAVVAGIVVGLAAPEVGKELKPLGTGFVNLIKMMIGPVIFCTIVLGVGSVRQAAKVGKVGGLALGYFLVMSTVALAIGLVVGNLIHPGAGLDLGPDVAGAGKAAAGGESAGTVDFLLGIIPTTLFSALTEGEVLQTLLVALLFGFAVQALGTRGEPVLRAVGLLQRLVFKVLAMIMWVAPIGAFGAIAALVGATGVDALKSLAQVMFGFYATCVVFVFVVLGALLWFVARISIFKLFAYLGREFLLILSTSSSESALPRLIAKMEHVGVGRSVVGITVPTGYSFNLDGTAIYLTMASLFIADALGKPMAIGEQIGLLAFMVIASKGAAGVTGAGLATLAGGLQSHRPDLVDGVGLIVGIDRFMSEARALTNFAGNAVATVLVGTWTGEFDREQALAVLGGRRPFDEATMLDEEEPAEARPADDESGPRQSTLAGAPA
- a CDS encoding ATP-binding protein, which gives rise to MARRQWSIAGQLFALQAVVVTLLVLAGAGGAVWLARADSRQAAEEEVLAVAQTVARSPDVRAALTSADPAAALQPYAESTRVATGTNFVVVMAPDRRRYSHPNPTLIGRPFIGDIGPALAGEPFTTTNVGTLGESVRAVVPVYDDDRRIIGLVSVGITTQAINRKLLAQLPVLLGAAAPALALAATGSWLLSRRLRRQTHGLGPAQMTRMYEYYDAVLHSVREGLVVLTTDRRVALVNDEGRRLLGLDEDAAVTDRPVDGIDLPPAVAELLTAGRDAHDEPVLAGDRVLVANQRTTRFEGTALGTVLTLRDQTELRNLASELDSVRALTEALQAQTHESANRLHTVLTLVELGRTDEAVRLATRDLALAQQLTDRVVGAVTEPALAALLLGKSARAGERGVDLVIEPDCRLDDSPLPTADLLTVVGNLVDNALEAVAGTEPPRRVRVFVGTVDDEIVVRVGDNGPGLEPERVTDAFRRGWSTKSAGRGLGLALVGQVIRRHGGRSDVGRSEDGGTLFTVRLPIPDGRS
- a CDS encoding TetR/AcrR family transcriptional regulator translates to MPRPRQALLTRDRIVATALALIDADGLGAVSTRRLAAALGVQGPSLYNHFATKDAILDAVADSVTATVDTGFFARLDWREALRRWAWSYREALAAHPNVVPYLAQGPGRRPAALAMADAVYGGLVRAGWPPARATHIGAALRYFVAGSALGSFARGFVEDPALYAAHYPHLTQAHRLAGRQRSVDEGAFALGLDALLHGLAAEYERTVGPLAPLEPTGRSE
- a CDS encoding NIPSNAP family protein, with the translated sequence MILEIRTYRLKPGTIDEFVRVMREEAAPLLGRFGIRVAAAGASLVREDGHEEAYLIRAFPSLAVRDEQEEAFYGSDAWRDGPRDAILSRIESYHTVVLETADQAAEVLGPRPS
- a CDS encoding aminotransferase class V-fold PLP-dependent enzyme gives rise to the protein MELEEAQKLWQPEPGWLNTASYGLPPEPAWTALQEALADWRVGRISWEGWGGSVDRSRVAFAALVGVAAADVAIGSTASQLLAPVAAALPAGATVVVPEVEFTSNLFPWLVQERRGVTVRTVPLAGLVDAIDADTDLVAFSLVQSADGAVAPYDEIVAAARAHGALVAVDATQACGWLPFDAGRADVVAVAAYKWLMAPRGAAFAYLAPALRDRLRPDAAGWYAGADPHASYYGPPLRLAEDARRFDISPAWFSYVGAAPALELLGEIGLPAVRDHDVALANRFLAGLGQPPGESAIVTVEVPGAEEKLARAGVRAAVRAGRVRAAFHLYCTEDDVDLALDALTS
- a CDS encoding acyl-CoA dehydrogenase family protein; this encodes MDFSLTDEERAVRDTVRSFITREVMPLEQEVLRRERTHQPGLDRSELRELQLKAKKFGFWGLATPEEYGGMDLPAVMQSLIWTELGRTFVPFRFGGEADNILFHATEEQKREFLIPTIEGERISCFAITEPGAGSDAANIRLSARRDGDDWILDGEKTFITNGNDADFAIVVAVTDREKGARNGGATAFLVDRAMGWRSEFIQTMGEGGPASLIFEGVRVPHRNILGEVGQGFTLGMEWIGKGRYTIPSHAIGIAERVLQMAIDQANTRETFGAKIGTNQAIQWMIADSETELEAARWLVLRSAWTVDQGLDPRHASSMGKLYGAGMVNRVVDRALQIHGGMGYTRELPIERWYRQVRLYRIFEGTDEMQRLIISRDLLRGYTKIGGHLA